A genomic region of Lytechinus pictus isolate F3 Inbred chromosome 2, Lp3.0, whole genome shotgun sequence contains the following coding sequences:
- the LOC129254953 gene encoding serine/threonine-protein phosphatase 4 catalytic subunit, whose protein sequence is MMADCSDLDRQIEQLRNCEIIKESEVKALCAKAREILVEESNVQRVDAPVTVCGDIHGQFYDLKELFKVGGDVPDTNYLFMGDFVDRGFYSVETFLLLLALKVRYPDRITLIRGNHESRQITQVYGFYDECLRKYGSITVWRYCTEIFDYLSLSAIIDGKIFCVHGGLSPSITTLDQIRMIDRKQEVPHDGPMCDLLWSDPEDTQGWGVSPRGAGYLFGSDVVSQFNAANNIDMICRAHQLVIEGYKWHFNETVLTVWSAPNYCYRCGNVAAILELDEHLQRDFTIFEAAPQEVRGIPAKKPQPDYFL, encoded by the exons atgatgGCAGACTGTAGTGACTTGGATAG ACAAATAGAGCAGCTGAGAaattgtgaaatcataaaagaGAGTGAAGTCAAAGCATTATGTGCCAAAGCAAG AGAAATTCTTGTAGAAGAAAGCAATGTACAGAGAGTAGATGCACCGGTTACAGTATGTGGGGATATCCACGGCCAATTTTATGACCTCAAAGAATTATTTAAG GTTGGTGGTGATGTCCCTGACACAAATTATCTTTTCATGGGTGACTTTGTGGATAGAGGCTTTTACAGTGTAGaaacttttcttcttcttttagcTCTTAAA GTTAGGTATCCAGACAGAATCACATTAATTAGAGGGAATCATGAAAGCAGACAAATCACTCAGGTGTATGGTTTTTATGATGAATGTCTAAGAAAATATGGTTCTATCACAGTGTGGAGATACTGTACAGAGATCTTTGATTACCTTAGTCTATCTGCAATCATTGATGGAAAG ATCTTCTGTGTCCATGGAGGTCTATCACCGTCTATTACAACACTAGATCAGATCAGGATGATTGACAGGAAACAGGAGGTACCTCATGACGGTCCAATGTGTGATCTTCTATGGTCAGATCCAGAAG ATACCCAAGGATGGGGTGTAAGCCCCAGGGGTGCAGGTTATCTCTTTGGTAGTGATGTCGTCAGCCAATTCAACGCAGCCAACAACATTGATATGATCTGTAGGGCGCATCAACTCGTTATAGAAGGTTACAAGTGGCATTTCAATGAAACGGTGCTAACAGTTTGGTCTGCTCCAAACTATTGCTACAG ATGTGGTAACGTGGCTGCCATTCTAGAGCTTGATGAGCATTTACAGAGAGACTTTACAATATTTGAAGCTGCTCCTCAG GAGGTTCGAGGGATACCCGCCAAGAAGCCTCAGCCAGACTACTTCCTGTGA
- the LOC129253643 gene encoding V(D)J recombination-activating protein 1-like: MGRYVEVNPDKLSSSDLAEKAKGVQRKPVLLSDPRMELVVATHVGINLGQYFKKLIIREIAGVQVWDAGNDVKEYIEDAEKHLHDQVRATIGLAPILKMPGNYARALFAASNESTFLELIPNQDRRSHLQSVLRDFCFLRRIYRERNQKLKNLQITSLRLSIWGRNSLIISVLCFLAELHYLHKMIEHVQEVLKDPQGPGSIGLLSGEGNEAANKLFRHLRKHAARRGVMTD; the protein is encoded by the coding sequence ATGGGCCGGTATGTGGAGGTGAATCCTGACAAACTGTCATCATCAGACCTGGCTGAGAAGGCAAAGGGTGTACAGCGGAAACCAGTCCTTCTCTCCGACCCAAGGATGGAGCTGGTTGTTGCAACCCACGTCGGCATAAACCTCGGCCAGTACTTCAAAAAGTTAATAATCAGAGAAATTGCTGGAGTGCAGGTGTGGGATGCCGGCAATGATGTCAAGGAGTATATTGAGGACGCCGAGAAGCACCTTCATGATCAAGTGCGAGCCACCATCGGTCTAGCTCCAATCTTGAAGATGCCAGGAAATTACGCGAGGGCTCTCTTTGCCGCTAGCAATGAATCAACCTTTCTCGAGCTCATCCCCAACCAAGACAGAAGGAGTCATCTTCAGTCAGTTCTAAGAGATTTCTGCTTTTTAAGGAGGATTTATAGGGAGAGAAACCAGAAGCTGAAGAATTTACAAATTACAAGTCTACGGCTGTCAATATGGGGAAGAAACTCATTGATAATTTCAGTACTATGTTTCCTGGCCGAACTACATTATCTCCATAAAATGATTGAGCATGTGCAAGAAGTACTAAAGGATCCACAAGGTCCTGGCAGCATTGGTTTACTCAGTGGAGAAGGAAATGAAGCTGCCAACAAGCTTTTCAGACATCTTAGGAAACATGCAGCAAGGAGAGGAGTTATGACGGACTGA